From Nicotiana tabacum cultivar K326 chromosome 15, ASM71507v2, whole genome shotgun sequence, the proteins below share one genomic window:
- the LOC107803236 gene encoding cyclin-dependent kinase G-2 — MAAGRHGGYRDNEFRGREAEFEVSRRELGYPKGDYDRIRSVDRDFDRDQVHDRSSRDRGRLRQKDVKEREVINGSYRSMSSRSDSGSSDGGAGRSGFSVRAVDREPGELSSESGSDGAIDSDRKTKNAANGNQSPVQSKKRKFSPIIWDRDEKEANRMSKSRNSPAAAKLPPPLPLPKSSVQSPNLPLERVEQVSPLNNNNNIIQSMGPSQHNPNTALGSHVDASESPVDIGSPPPDKERLPEQDARIVEEDEYVPTIRASRWATDADSPADEGLISDDDMPRLKKRRAVSQSAEMGGHRKSLTPEFGELKRDNFGGNRARSSDSDEHIRSSSRDSYQDNDLDKNDSMDVDKDRYYDGTSVSQSDTESEDEHDSRGIPEPALPPQRSVNMLQGCRSVDEFERLNRIDEGTYGVVYRARDKKTGEIVALKKVKMEKEREGFPLTSLREINILLSIHHPSIVDVKEVVVGSSLDSIFMVMEYMEHDLKALMETMKQPFSQSEVKCLMLQLLQGIKYLHDNWVLHRDLKTSNLLLNNRGELKICDFGLARQYGSPLKPYTHLVVTLWYRAPELLLGAKQYSTAIDMWSLGCIMAEMLSKEALFNGKTEVDQIDKIFKILGTPNETIWPGFSKLPGVKVNFVKYQFNSLRKKFPATSFTGLPVLSDAGFDLLNKLLTYDPEKRITADAALNHEWFREVPLPKSKEFMPTFPAQHAQDRRVRRVMKSPDPLEEQRRKELKQGMLGTGGLFG; from the exons ATGGCTGCTGGAAGACATGGTGGTTACAGGGATAATGAATTTAGGGGCCGTGAGGCTGAGTTCGAGGTTTCAAGGAGGGAGCTTGGTTATCCTAAGGGGGATTATGATCGAATTAGGAGCGTTGATCGGGATTTTGATAGGGATCAAGTTCACGACAGGAGTAGTCGAGATAGGGGTAGGTTGAGACAGAAGGATGTAAAagaaagggaggtcataaatgGCAGTTATAGGTCCATGTCAAGCAGGAGTGATTCTGGTAGTAGTGATGGTGGAGCGGGGAGAAGTGGGTTTAGTGTCAGGGCTGTTGACCGAGAGCCTGGGGAACTGTCTAGTGAGAGTGGGTCTGATGGGGCTATTGATTCGGACCGGAAGACCAAGAATGCGGCCAATGGGAACCAGTCACCTGTACAGAGCAAGAAACGAAAATTCTCTCCAATTATCTGGGATAGGGATGAAAAGGAAGCGAATAGAATGTCGAAGAGTAGAAATTCACCAGCAGCTGCTAAGCTACCTCCTCCGCTTCCATTGCCAAAGTCATCTGTCCAGTCGCCTAACCTTCCCTTAGAAAGGGTTGAGCAGGTCTCGCcgttgaataataataataatattattcaGAGCATGGGGCCGTCCCAACATAATCCAAATACAGCACTTGGTTCACATGTTGATGCATCTGAATCCCCAGTTGACATAGGTTCACCACCTCCTGACAAAGAGCGATTGCCCGAGCAGGATGCCAGGATAGTAGAAGAAGATGAATACGTGCCGACTATAAGAGCATCTCGATGGGCAACTGACGCTGACTCTCCAGCTGATGAAGGTTTGATTTCAGATGATGATATGCCTCGATTGAAGAAGCGACGAGCAGTTTCACAGTCAGCTGAAATGGGTGGACACAGGAAATCACTAACTCCAGAATTTGGGGAGCTCAAGAGAGacaactttggaggaaatagaGCAAGGTCCTCAGATTCAGATGAACATATTAGGTCTTCCAGCAGAGATAGTTACCAGGACAATGATTTAGATAAGAATGACTCAATGGATGTGGATAAGGACCGTTATTATGATGGTACTAGTGTTAGCCAGTCAGATACAGAATCTGAAGATGAACATGATTCTCGTGGTATACCAGAGCCTGCACTTCCTCCACAAAGGAGCGTAAACATGCTGCAGGGGTGTAGAAGTGTCGATGAATTCGAGCGGCTTAACAGGATAGATGAAGGTACCTATGGTGTTGTTTACAGAGCTAGAGATAAGAAGACAGGAGAAATTGTTGCACTAAAGAAGGTTAAGATGGAGAAGGAACGAGAAGGATTTCCCTTGACATCTCTAAGGGAAATAAACATTCTTCTTTCTATTCATCACCCCTCAATTGTAGATGTTAAAGAAGTAGTTGTAGGAAGCAGTCTTGACAGCATTTTTATGGTGATGGAGTACATGGAACATGATCTGAAGGCATTAATGGAGACAATGAAACAACCGTTTAGCCAAAGTGAAGTCAAATGTCTTATGCTCCAGCTTTTGCAGGGTATCAAGTATCTTCATGATAATTGGGTCCTTCACCGAGATCTGAAGACTTCAAATTTGCTTCTAAACAACCGAGGTGAGTTGAAGATTTGTGACTTTGGTTTAGCTCGTCAATATGGGAGCCCCCTGAAACCATACACTCATTTGGTGGTTACTTTGTGGTACAG GGCGCCAGAACTTCTCTTGGGAGCCAAACAATATTCTACTGCAATCGACATGTGGTCACTGGGTTGTATCATGGCTGAGATGCTATCCAAAGAAGCGCTTTTCAATGGAAAAACAGAAGTTGATCAAATCGATAAG ATTTTCAAAATTCTCGGAACCCCAAATGAGACAATATGGCCAGGGTTTTCTAAACTTCCTGGGGTGAAGGTCAACTTTGTAAAGTACCA GTTTAATTCTTTAAGAAAAAAATTTCCCGCTACATCCTTCACGGGGTTACCAGTCCTATCTGATGCCGGCTTTGACCTGTTGAATAAGCTTCTAACTTATGATCCTGAGAAG AGAATAACTGCCGATGCTGCTTTAAACCATGAGTGGTTTCGTGAAGTTCCTCTCCCCAAGTCTAAAGAATTCATGCCTACTTTCCCTGCACAGCATGCACAAGATAG GCGTGTGCGAAGAGTAATGAAGAGTCCAGATCCTCTTGAGGAGCAGCGAAGAAAGGAGCTGAAGCAAGGGATGTTAGGAACTGGTGGATTGTTTGGCTAA